The Myroides fluvii region TATTCTTACTGTAAACGCCAATGTTGCTAGAGAGTTTGACTACGAATCTATTGGAGTGGGAGTAGGAGTTTCTAAATTATTCAATGAAAAGAATACAGAGATTGGTGTAAAAGCCAATGCTTATTTTGATACCTGGAAGCCTTTTTATCCTACTGAACTAGATGAATTCCATACGTATGGTACTAATTTTCAGCATGCAGGATACTTTGCCAATGTTGAAATTTACGATCAACAAGGAAATGTATCGACCAAATACCTGCCCGATCGATTCGTAGCTTTGGATGATTATAAACGCAATTCGTATGCTGTTTCCTTTTCTGCTGCACAGATTGTGACAGAGAAAATGCAATTGGCTGTTTTTGCTGATTTACTCTATCAAAAAGGACTGCTTTCAACGCCGTATCACCGCATTTATTTTGCAGATAAAATGGGCTATTATATTGGGACGCCCAATTATATACCTCTGTATGATTCGCCTCAAAATAGCGAAGTATATCGATTAGCAGATGATATTGAGCGATTGCCAAATACGCGTTTTAAATTGCCTATCGGAATGCGCCTAAATTACTATGTAAACAACTGGCTTACGATACGAAGTTACTACCGTTTTTATACGGATGATTGGGAATTGAGATCACATACGTTGAGTGTTGAATTTCCCGTAAAACTATCCGAACGCGTTACTGTATTTCCGATGTATCGCTTTTATACCCAAAGTGAAACGAAGTATTTTGCTCCTTTTGGACAGCATACTTCCAAGCAAAAATACTATACCTCAGATTATGATTTGTCTGCTTTTGACAGCCATCAGTACGGGGGAGGTTTAGTCTATAACAATCCCTTTAGTCAATCAACCCTCGGTGGTTTTTCTTTAAAGAGCTTTGAAATCAGGTATAATTATTACGATAGAAATGATGGCTTGAGTGCGAATATCGTAAGCTTTGGATTAAAGTTTGTACAATAAATTTAGAAAACATGAAAAGAGCAGGAAGTTTAGCTGTAATAACAATACTCTTCGTCTTATTGGGATGTAACAAAAATGACGATGCCCCACGAGAACCTAAAGAAGATCTTATCGGAATTTGGAGACTAAGAGAAATGATAGAAAATGATCGTTTAGTCTCTTTGGGAATCTGCGATCTCAAAGAAGTTTATGTATTCGGAAAAGAGCAGTATTCGCATGAAACATACAGCCAAGAACGAATAAAATACAAAGCAGCAAGCTTTGATTTATTTGGTAGTGATGACGATTACTATACAGAAATTGACAATACAGTCAATTGTAAATCAAATGGCGTAGTGATTGGAACCTGGACGAAAATTAGTGGGGATTTATATCAATTAAAGGGTACTAATTCGACAGAAAACAAGGAATACTCCATTTCTTTTAGTGCGGATAAAAAAACCTTTTACTTAGAAAAAGAAACCTCCTTAGGAGGTAAGGTGTACACGAGCTATAAGGTGTATAAAAAACAATAAATCTTACAAAGAATTAGACAAAGCCAATCGAGCAAAGGCTTTTGTAATGTTGTATCAATCGAGCGGTACAGGCGCTCACAATTATAAATATTCTAAACACACACACTATGAGTTTAAAAAAAGCTGGACTTGTAAATGTCCTTATGTTACTGTTTATGGTAGTAACGAGTTGTAGTAAAGGAGATGATAATGTTGTGGATCCTGAAACAACACCAACTTCAAAATTACCCACACTTAAGTTAACAGCAAGTACGAAGGATTCCTTTGTCAATGAAGAAGTTAGCTTTAAAGTTGTCGATGAAAAAGGCAATGTCGTAACGGATGCTAAACTATTTGTCAATGAACAAGCGTTGAATACTGCTAGTTTTTCTTCAAAAACGGCTGCTAGTTTTAAAGTATATGCCCAAAAAGCAGGCTTTAAAACAAGTAATACGGTAGAAATTCGCTTTATTGAAAAAGACGATGTCGATGCGGTCGTAACGGGAAAATGGAAGTTTATTCCATCAACACTAGCGGCTATTTTTGAGTTCAACAAAGACATGAGTTTCACGTATACACAGGCAGGCGAAGTAAAAAGAGGAACCTATAGCGTAAAAGGAAACCGCGTGCAAATGACGCTAGTGGAAGGAGATACTAAAGACGAAGATTACGGCGTTATCAATATTGCTAAATTTACTGCTAATTTACTCGACGTTGAAGTAATTGTTAAAGATGGATTCAAAACGGGAAAAACCGGGCAATTAGAACGTGTAATAGAGGAAGATCCAGGTAATGGCAATGGCGATGATGACGATGATGATAACGGAAATGTAACGATCAACTTAGCTATGTTTTATGGAGAATGGAGAGGCTATGAAGATGGAGAGATGGATTACTCCATTAAGATGAAGTTTAAATCAGACAAGATGGAAGCAGAGGCTAAAAATATGGGCAAATACAATCCTATATTGTACCTTGTAGATGATTTGCGTTATTACGATTTACACAATTCAAGTACGTTGATTCTAACGGGAAGAAGAACCGCTATTGTTTATTACTTTAAAGTAGCTAGTTACAATGACCGAGAAATAGTGGGAACCTTATACTTAGACAGTATGGTTCCTAGTAATGGGGTGAAATTGACCTTGAAAAAGAAGTAAACGCTTTTTAAGTAAAAAAAAATAGAGCAACTCGTTGATAAATGAGTTGCTCTATTTTTTTTATACTTTTAGTCGTTGGTAATGAATCCATCCGTCATGATAAGTTTTCGATCCGCCATATCTGCCAATTCCTCATTATGTGTAACAATAACAAAGGTTTGTCCGAATTCTTCTCTCAATTGAAAGAAGAGATTATGCAGGTTTTCCGCTGTTTTAGTGTCTAAGTTTCCCGAAGGTTCATCGGCAAAGATAACCTTGGGTTTATTGATTAAAGCTCGTGCAACAGCAACGCGTTGTTGTTCTCCACCCGAGAGCTCTGAGGGAAAATGTTGTGAACGATGAGAAACACCTAAATAATCCAATAATTTCTTAGCATCTTGTTCTGTTTCTCTTTTGTCTTTACCAGCTATAAATGCGGGAATACAAACATTTTCTAAGGCAGTAAACTCGGGAAGGAGCTGGTGAAATTGAAAGATAAATCCCAAATTTAGATTTCTAAAGGTAGAGATTGCTTTGTCATTCAACTGTAAAACATCTGTGTTGTTGATTATAAGCGAACTCGTAGGCTGAATAGTAGGTTTATCTAATGTACCTAAAATTTGAAGTAAAGTTGTTTTTCCAGCTCCAGATGCACCCACAATAGAAATAATCTCTTTTTCTTTGATGTGAATATCAACTCCCTTTAAAACTTCTAACTGGCCATATGATTTTCTAATATTCGTTGCTCGTATCATAATAATTTATTTGATCGAATACAAAATAACAATGTTTTATTTCAATTAAAAATTAAAACAGGAAAAATATTTCAAAGGAGTATGGACTTCCGATGATTATTAATAACTTAGACCTTGTTTAAAACAAGTAGTAAAGAAATAGTAAATGAAAAAAGCAATAGTAGCAGGAGGGTGTTTTTGGTGTACAGAAGCCGTTTTTAAGCATTTAAAAGGAGTAATTGAAGCTGTGCCAGGGTATATTGGGGGTAAACAAGCGAATCCTACGTATGAAGAAGTTTGTACTGGAGAAACTGGGCATGCAGAAGCAATTGAAATAGTATATGACGAAAGAGAGATACGTTATACCCAACTCTTGGAAATTTTCTTTGCCACACACAACCCTACTACCTTA contains the following coding sequences:
- a CDS encoding DUF3570 domain-containing protein; the protein is MKKRLITLMSLTCVSGLLSAQESTTNQTSLYKKKVLETVELDFLGSYYDQKGRHSAVNGGIGTEELDNYAGNMLLAIPVSFDGVLSFDIGFSAYTSASSSNINPFMSRQFTQVNATGASTGATSVESTKTMQYGSPWYASTGPSRKDVLYNLGASYSHSSDDRNTILTVNANVAREFDYESIGVGVGVSKLFNEKNTEIGVKANAYFDTWKPFYPTELDEFHTYGTNFQHAGYFANVEIYDQQGNVSTKYLPDRFVALDDYKRNSYAVSFSAAQIVTEKMQLAVFADLLYQKGLLSTPYHRIYFADKMGYYIGTPNYIPLYDSPQNSEVYRLADDIERLPNTRFKLPIGMRLNYYVNNWLTIRSYYRFYTDDWELRSHTLSVEFPVKLSERVTVFPMYRFYTQSETKYFAPFGQHTSKQKYYTSDYDLSAFDSHQYGGGLVYNNPFSQSTLGGFSLKSFEIRYNYYDRNDGLSANIVSFGLKFVQ
- a CDS encoding ABC transporter ATP-binding protein; amino-acid sequence: MIRATNIRKSYGQLEVLKGVDIHIKEKEIISIVGASGAGKTTLLQILGTLDKPTIQPTSSLIINNTDVLQLNDKAISTFRNLNLGFIFQFHQLLPEFTALENVCIPAFIAGKDKRETEQDAKKLLDYLGVSHRSQHFPSELSGGEQQRVAVARALINKPKVIFADEPSGNLDTKTAENLHNLFFQLREEFGQTFVIVTHNEELADMADRKLIMTDGFITND